The Actinomyces wuliandei genome contains the following window.
CGTGACGTGGGGTACACGACCTGCCCCGGCGACGTCGGCTACTCCAGGCTGGGGACCATCCGCTCGGTCGCGCAGGGCGTCATCGGCTCCACGGTCGGCAGCATCAACACGATCTACCTCAACAACTCCTGGTCGGCCAGGGCCGACATCGAGCTCCAGTACGGCCGGTCCACCTCCCAGATGCTCTCCGGGGACTGGAACGGTGACGGCGTCGACACCCTGGCCCGCCGTGACGGCAACAAGGTCGGGTTCCGCAACACCAACTCCACCGGAGGCAGCCTGCGCACCTTCACCTACGGTCGGGCCAGCGACGAGGTCCTGGTCGGCGACTGGGACGGCAACGGGACGGACACCCTGGCGGTGCGCCGAGGCAACACCTACTACTTCCGCAACTCCATGGACGGGGGGCAGGCGGATGTCACCACCTCCTACGGCAGGGCCGACGACGAGGTTGTCGTCGGCGACTGGAACGGTGACGGCAGGGACACCCTGGCGGTGCGCCGAGGCAGCACCTACTACATCAAGAACTCCATCAGCGCCGGGGCTGCGGACAGGGTCGTCCCCTACGGCCGCTCCAGCGACACCGTGCTGTCCGGTGACTGGGACGGTGACGGCAGGGACACCCTGGCGGTGCGCCGAGGCAACACCTACTACGTCAAGAACACGATCGCCGGGGGCGCGGCCGATATCACCCAGGCCTACGGCCGGGCTGCCGACAAGGTCCTGGTCGGTGACTGGGACGGTGACCGTGATGACACGCTGGGAGTGGTTCGCTGAGGCCTGCCCGGATGCGGCATGATGGTCGCGCACCGTGCCGGGTACGCGGAGCCTGGCACCTCTGAGCCCCAGGAGATCCTCTCGATGCGTCCTGCGCCTCCCGCGCCCCTCGCACGTCTGGTGCACCGGACGCGCCCTCCTCTGTCCCGGCTGAGGTCCGGAGGCGGCCGTCTGGGTGCTGACGCGGTAGACACCGTCCTGGCCGCCCTGGGCTGGCTGGGGGTGCTGGTCTTCCTGGTGCTGGTCATCGTCCCCGGGCTCCTGCCCTCGCGCGTCTTTCTTGCCACCGACCTGCTGAGCGTCATGGACCCCTGGGCCGTCGCCGACGGCAACGAGGTCACCAACCCTCTCATCTGGGACACGATCGACTCCGCCACCCCGATGGCGGTGCTCATCGTGGAGTCGGTGCGCTCTGGGGACATTCCCCTGTGGGACCCCTACACCAACGGAGGGACCACGCTGGCGGCGCTGCCCAACTCGGGGCTGCTGTCCCCCCTGTCCCTGCCCTGGTGGGTCCTGCCGCCGACCGCAGCCACCGCAGGTGTCAAGATCATGGAGGTAGCGGCGGTAGCCCTGGGGATGAACGGCCTCCTGCGGCGACGCTGGAGCCTGCCCCGGCTCACGGTGCCCCTGGCCACCCTGATCTACACCACCAGCGGCTTCATGGTGGCCTGGACCAGCTGGCCCCAGACCAGGGTCGCCGCGATGATCCCGCTGCTGTTCTGGGCCACGGACAGGCTTGCGGTGGAGCGGAGATGGTGCGACGTGCTGCCTGGGGGCCTCATCATCGCCTCTATGCTGCTGGGAGGGTTCCCTGCCATCGTGGTCTACTCGCTCCTGACGGCGGTGGGCTACCTCCTGGTGCGGGCGCTGGCGCAGGGGCTGCGGCCGACCCAGGTGGCAGCCTGCCTGCTGAGGTCCGCTGCGGGTGTCCTCCTGGGCGCTGGCCTGGCAGCCGTCCAGCTGCTGCCCTTTGTGTGGCAGAGCCTCCACTACGTCAACTTCGAGTCGCGCACGGCTGAGAACACGCAGCCCCTGCCGCTGCAGAGCCTGGCCTCTGCGCTGGTCCCCTCGCTGCTGGGCGACCCCGCTGCCGAGACCGGCCGGTGGGTGGCCCACCCGGTGGAGGGATTCTCCTACGTCGGTGCTGCCGCCCTGGTCCTGGTCTCACTAGCCCTGCTCGTCACCTCCCGACGACGTCCTCCCCGGGGCGTGCTGCCCTTCCTCGTCACCGCGCTTGTCGTGCTCCTGGTCGCCGTCTACCTGGGTGGTCCGCTGCTACGGCTGCTCCAGGAGGTGCCGGGCGTGGGAAGCAGCCCCATCGGACGCATGCGCTCGGTCCTGGGGTTCCTGGTGGCTGTCCTGGCCGCGTGCGGTCTGGCGGCGGTCTACGAGGCCGAGGGCCTGAGGGCACAGCTGCGCAGGCTGCGGGGAACCGACCGGTCCGCCCGGTCGTGGGTGGTGGCCGGGGGCGTGCTGGTGCTGGCAGTCGGTCTGGTGGGGGTCATGGTGGCCCTGGCTGTGCGCTACCGGGACCCGCAGGACGCGCAGGCCTCGTGGCGGCTCATCGGGACCGCGTTGGTGCTCCTGGCGGTCTGCACGGCGGCGGCGGCACTGGCCTGGGTGCTGCCCCGGCGCTGGACGGCGGTGCTCGCCGTCGTCGTGGCCCTGGTCCTGACGACCCTCACCTCGGTGGACACGGCCCGGCGCTGGTGGCCGCTGAGCGACTCCGACACCTTCTACGCCAGGACCCCGACCCACGAGCTCTTGGAGGACAGGCTCGACGGTAACCGCTACGTGTCGGTGTACACCGCGATGATGCCGGGGACCTCGACCCTCTACCGCCAGCGCGCGCTGAGCGGGCACGCCTTCGTCTCCCCGCAGTGGCGCGAGACCATGTCCCAGGTCGAGGACGGCTTCTTCCAGACTTCCACCTACTCCATGCTGCCCGTGGGCTCGTTGCTCGACGGCGTTGACAGCGGGGTCCTTGACCGCTACGCAGCCAGATACGTCGTGGCCCCGATGTCGGAGTACCTCCCGGGTGAGCGTGAGGAGGGGACAGCTGTGACGGAGGTGACCACGCTGCGTGCCGACGGGACGGTCCTGGCCTCAGGGTCCTTCGCCGGAGCCGTGCGTGGGATCGTCGTCACCGCCTCCTCATACGAGTCCCTGGAGACGGACGACGGGCTGCTGACGGTCAGGATCGTCAGCGACGACGACGGCAGCGTGCTGGCCACCTCTACCTCGGACATCGACGGGGCGCCGGGTCTTGACGGGTACGTCGCCGTGGCCGGGGAGGACATTCCTGCCGACCAGTCCTGGCACGCCGAGGTGGCGCTTGCCGAGACCGGGGGCAGCCTGGACCTGGGGACACGGGCTGACGGCGCCCTGGCGCTGGACCCCTACCGCCCTCTCGATGACGGCCTGCGCCTCGTCCACGCCGGAGACGCTGTCGTCCTGGAGCGGCTGAGCGCCCTGGACCGGGTGCGCTGGGCCTCGACCCAGACGGTTGTCGAGGACGAGCAGGAGAGGCTGGCAGTCCTGGAGGAGGGGGAGCTGGCCGAGGACACCGTCGTGCTGGAGGACGCCTCTGACGCCCAGGCCACGACGGAGGGGACCTCGGCCACCGTCACGGAGAAGGACCTTGGCACCGACACCGTGGAGCTGACCGTGGAGTCCGACGGCCCCGGGTGGGTCGTCATCGCTGACCCCCTGCGCGACGGAGGCTGGGAGGCGACCCTGGACGGCAGGCAGGTCGAGCTGGTGGGGGCGGAGAACGCCGCTGTGGCGGTCTACGTCCCTCAGGCAGGCAGCCACACGATCCGCCTGGACTACACCGCCCCGTGGCTGGTCGCGGGGCTGCTGGTCACCGGGTTCTCCTGGGTGGTCGTGCTCGCAGCCTGCCTGCCGAGCCTCCTACGGCGGGCCCGCGCCGTGACCTCGGTGGTCCCGGTGGTGGTCCCGGCGCGTGCGCGCCGCAAGCAGGCCGAGGCCTCCCAGGGCCACGTCCGCCACGGTCAGCACCACGCGTGACAGCAGCACGACCACCACGACGCCGCCGCTAGACAGGGACCCGGCCAGCACCAGGGCGAGCACCGCCTCGCGCACCCCGGCTCCAGCGGGGACAAGGACCACGAGGAACCCGACGCTCCAGGCCAGGGCGTAGCCCCCGGTGCACAGCACGAGCGTGGAGGCGCTGGCCTGCATCCCGGTGCCCACGGCCAGGAGGAACACCTGCAGCCCGGCAGCCACCCAGGCCAGGAGGGTCCAGGCGGCACAGGCCAGCACCCCGGTCCAGCTGACCGCCCCCTCCAGCGGGGGGCGTCCGGCCAGGCGCAGCGCGGCGCCCAGCAGGCGGTTGAGGAGTGGAGGGGCCAGCAGGATCAGCAGGGTCGGCAGTGTGGCAAGGGTCCAGGAGTAGGTGGCGGCGACCTGCTGCGGAGCGAAGTGCATAGTTCCCACCGCCAGAGCCAGTCCCGTCACGGTTGACATGGCGACGCTGACAGCCATGACTGAGACGGACCGGCGTCGGGGGACCTGGTGGTCCGCCCCCAGCTCGGCAGCAGCCAGGATGTTCCACACCCCCCCGGGCAGGTACTTGCCCAGCTGGGAGACGAAGAACACGCGGAAGGCCGGCCCGCGGGGCAGGGAGGTCCCCATGTCGGACAGCAGGCAGCGCCACGCCAGCCAGGTCAGGACCACGTAGGCCAGGCCGGCGGCCAGCGCACCGCCCAGGAGCCACAGGCTCATGCCCGACATGGCGGCGCGCACCTGCGTCCACTGGGAGGTGACGGCGTAGACGGCCAGGGCCAGGGCGGTCAGGAGGAAGACCGTACGCACCCATGGGGAGCGCAGGAGCCGCAGCGCCGCCCTCATGAGACCTCCCGCCGACGGGTGCCGCCGGGGACGGTGAGCACGTGCTCCAGGGGGTGGACGGCTCGTACCGGGGTAAAGGCCTGGGCGGCGGCGGTGGCCCGGCGTCTGGCCTGCTCCAGGGTCTGGGGGCTGCTGGCCAGCCTCTCCAGGGCCTGGGCGAGGGCCTCGGCACTACCGGGAGGCACGAGCACGGCCGCCTGGCCCAGTGCCCGTCGCTGGGGAGGTGTGTCCGAGGTGACGACCGCGCACCCGGCAGCCATCCCCTGGTACACCTTGTTGGGGACGACGTCGAGTGCCTTGCTCGTGGTCCCCATGATCCCCAGGCACACGTCGTGGCGGGCGACGAGGTCGGGAAGACGGGCAGGCTCCACCCAGTCGTGCCACTCCACTGTCTCTACCCCACGCAGGACACGCTCGCACTCGCAGCGGTCCTGCCCCGTTCCGATGAGCGTGGCACGTATGTTGTCGGCACGGTCGGCCAGGATCCGCAGTGCGCGTGCGATTGTGGGCGTGCCCTGGAGTGGGGTGAACATCCCGTAGAAGACGACCGACAGCGGCCGGGCGGGTACGGCGGCCGGGAGACTGCCGTCGGCGGTGGTGCTGCCGGTGGCGCGGGTAGTGGTGCTGGTGGTGCCTGGCGCTTGCTCATGGGCGAGCCGACGCTGCCGGGCGCGCTGGCCGGAGTCGTACCACTGCTGGGGGGCGCCCACGGGGACGACGACGGCGCGGGCACGCGCACCTGGCTCCAGGCGGGCCGCGTGCTCGTGGGTGTCCACCACGACGACGTCGGCCGTTTTGGTGGCCAGGGTGTCCAGGCCCTCCAGCAGCCACACCCGCGTGCCGCCCTCGCCCCGGTCCCGGGCCGTGCCCGAGGCGAAGACCAGGTGGTCCAGGACGATGGTGGTACGTGGGTACAGCACCCTGGCCAGCAGGACGTCGAAGTGCCCCATGTAGCCCACGAGCAGCACGTCGGGGGCTCGAGCACCCCGGAAGCGGCGGCTGCCCAGCGCCAGGGCTGACCAGCGGGCGGCCAGCCTCCCGGCGAGGACGGGAAGCCGCCAGGGTTGTCGGAGGATAGCGACTCGCTGCGCCGTACCCAGGCCGAGGGGCCGGTCCAGCTCGCGCACCGTGAGCCCGTTGTCCCGCAGCCCGTCCAGGAGCACGGCGACCCGAGGGTGCGTCCTGGCGTCGTAGGTGCCGAACCCCAGGACCCGGGTCCTGGGGGAGGCGGGATCCGTGACGGTGCCCTCAGTCTCAGCGGCTGCCTGCGCGCCCTGTGCGCACCTGGGCGCGCCTGTGGCGGGAGGCATCAGCGTCCCACCGGGAGCTGGGCGGTGCTCGTGGCGGGGGCCGCGCCGCCTGTGCTGGCTGGGCTGCCCGTGCCGCTGCTGCCCGCGCTGGTGGAGGTGTCCTCTGCGCGGGCTGGGGCGGTGGTAGCAGTCGTGGCAGCAGCGGTGGCCTCGGTGGCGGCGCGGCCGGGCACTGCGGTGTCAGGCCGTCCGTACTCCAGGTTCTTCAGGCGTTCCAGCGCCTCCTCGACCAGGATACGGTTGGTGCGCTGCAGGTCGGCGATGACCAGCAGGGCGACGCTCAGCAGGGAGGCGACGAGCATGGCGACGCCGAAGATGAGGGACTGGACGTGCCCTCCTGCCTGTCCCATGAGCCACAGCACGAGGAAGCGGATGAAGGGGACGAGCCCCAGGACCCCCAGCACGGCTGCCAGCCACCCCAGGACCGCGTGCGGCTTGAACATGAGGTAGGAGCGGGCGATGGCCGAGCCGGACTTGGCCATGTGCTGGAAGATGTTGGTGAACAGGCGCGACTCGCGCGTCTTGGGGTTGGTGGTGATAGGCACGCTCGCGATGCGCAGGCGCTTGTTGCCCGCCTGGATGATGGTCTCCATGCAGTAGGAGAACTGCGTGACCACGTTGAGCCTGATGAGGGCGCTCTTGGAGTAGGCGCGGAACCCCGAGGCGGCGTCGGGCAGGGTGGTGCCGGCGGCGTAGTTGACGACCTGGGAGCCCACCCGCTGCATACGCTTCTTGAACCAGGAGAAGTGGGCGATCTGGGCGGTCTGGCGGTCGGCGATGGCGATGTCGGCCTGGCCGCTGACCACGGGTGCCACCAGGTCGCCGATGTACTCCTGCTTGTACTGGTTGTCACCATCGGTGTTGACGACGACGTCGGCCCCGTGGGCGAGGGCGTAGTCGACACCGTCCCTGAAGGAGCGGGCCAGTCCCATGTTGCGGGTGTGGCGGACCAGGTGGTGCACGCCGTGGGCGCGGGCCACCTCCACGGTGGCGTCGGTGGAGCCGTCGTCGATGACGAGGACCTCGACCTGGTCAACGCCGTTGATCTGCCTCGGAATGGTGTCGAGCACCATACCGAGGGTGTTCTCCTCGTTGAGGCAGGGGATCTGGACAAAGAGCTTCATGGTGTCCTGTGTTCGGTAGGAGGGGCGGACGCCGGGACGCGAGGGCCGTGGTACAGCGGACCCGGGGAGCGTGTGGGCACGGGGGCCTGCTGCCCGAGCCGGGCACCGGCCCCGGCGGCCGCGTTCCGGGCAGCGCTCCCCGGCCGTCGCTGCCACAGTGTAGGGCAGCGGGACAGGACGGCGCTTCTGCCCCCGGGCAGGGGCGCGGACCTGGCGCAGGTGGGATGTGCCCCACCTCCTGTACGGGCGTGCCCTCGGGTCTGCCTATGATGGTGGGGGCGCACCAGCCGGGCCGCTGTCCTGTCAGCCCTCCTGCCACGGTGCCTGGACCGTGCCCACTGCGTAGCCTGAGCAAAGGACGTGCCTTGCCGATTATCAGTGACCTGCGGGAGTCGCGAGAGCTCCTGTACAACCTCACGATGCGTGAGGTGAAGGGAAAGTACAAGAGGACCGCCCTGGGGCAGCTGTGGTCGCTGGCCAACCCGCTGGCGCTGATGGTGGTGTACTCCCTCGTCTTCAGCATCGTCATCCGCGTCCAGCCCGCCCCAGGCGACCCCTCAGGCCTGGACTACTTCGCCCTGTGGCTCATGTGCGGGCTGCTGCCGTGGTCCTTCTTCTCCAACGTGGTCAACGGCGGCATGGGGGCGCTGGTCGGCAACGAGAACCTCATCAAGAAGGTCTACTTCCCCCGCTCGGCGCTGCTGGTCTCCAACTCCCTGGCGTGGCTCTACTCGTGGTCGATTGAGATGGTGGTCCTGGTGGTGGCCGTCATCCTGCTGGGCGGCGCCCCCTACCTCTACGTCCTGCCCGTCATGGTGCTCATGGTCCTGCTCACGCTGTTCTCGACGGGGGTGGCGATGATGCTGTCCATTGCCAACGTGCACTTCCGCGACACGCAGTACCTTATGGGTATCGTCTTCCAGATCTGGTTCTACGCCAACCCGATCATCTACCCGGCCACGATGGTCCAGGAGGTCTCGGGCGGCGCCGGGTCCTTCCTGGGGATGACGGTGTTCGACCTCTACCGGCTCAATCCCTTCTACCACTTCATCCTGGCCTTCAGGAACCTGCTGTACGACAACCGGCTCCCCGCGCTGTCCACCAGCCTGGTCGTGCTGGTCCTGTCCCTGGGGGTGTTCCTCGTCGGGTGGCGGGTGTTCGACCGCCACCAGTCCCGTCTGGCGGAGGTGCTCTGAGATGTCTGCGATGTCTGAGACGGTCGGCTCCGCCGCAGTCAGCGTGGAGGCTGTGTCCAAGAGGTTCCGGGTCTACCGGGAGCGCAACAACACGCTGAAGTCCGCGCTCATGCGACGCGGTTCCTCCTCCTACCAGGACTTCCAGGCGCTGGAGGACGTGAGCCTGGAGATCCCCCAGGGGTCCACCTTCGCCCTGGTGGGTGACAACGGGTCAGGCAAGTCCACCCTGCTCAAGTGCATCGCCAGGATCCTGGTGCCCGACTCCGGGACCATCCGCCGCCGGGGCCGGATGGCGGCGATGCTGGAGGTCGGCTCCGGGTTCCACCCCGAGCTCTCCGGCCGGGAGAACATCTACCTCAACGGCTCGATCCTGGGCATGTCCAGGAGCGAGATCGATGCCAAGCTGGACCAGATCGTGGACTTCTCCGGGGTCGAGGCCTTCATCGACCAGCCGGTGAAGAACTACTCCTCGGGCATGTACGTGCGCCTGGGCTTCTCGGTGGCCATCCACACGGAGCCGGAGATCCTCCTGGTGGACGAGATCCTCGCCGTGGGCGACACCTCCTTCCAGGAGAAGTGCGCGCAGAAGTTCGCCGACCTGCGCGATGAGGGCCGTACCGTCGTCGTGGTCTCCCACTCCCTGCCCCAGCTGCGGTCCATGGCAGACCAGGCGGCCTACCTCGACCACGGCCGTCTCAAGGCCGTGGGCCCGGCCCGGGTCGTCCTGGAGCAGTACGCGGACGCGGAGCGCACCAATATCCGTACCGACGACAACGGCCGGGTCCGCTGGGGCACGGGTGAGGTCGTCGTGGAGCGCGTGGAGGTCATCGGCCCCCGAGGCCCGGTGGGCGCCGAGGGCCTGGCCTCAGGGGACCAGGTCGTGCTGCGCCTGCACTACCACGCCACCAGGCGGGTCGAGCGCCCCAGCCTGGGGCTCACGATGGACAGCGCGCAGGGCAGCTATCTGTGGGCCAGCTTCTCCCGCGACCAGGGCTTCAGCCCTGACTACCTGGAGGGGCGGGGCAGCGTTGACCTCGTCATCCCCCACCTGCCGCTCCAGGAGGGCCTCTACGCGGTGCACGGCGGTGTGCTCGGGGCGGGGCCGGAGGAGGTGTTCGACTTCGTCCGGGAGATCGCCTGGCTGCAGGTGGGCACCAGCGACCCCCGGGACTCCGGCGGGCCGGTGTCCATGGCGGGCCGGTGGAGGATGAGCGGGCAGACGCGTACGGCTGCCGAGGCGGTCTCGGCCTTGGGCGCAGGCACAGGAGGTAGGAATGAGCTCTGAGGTGGCACCGGGGGCCGACAGGTCCGGCGGGAGGTCCCAGAAGGCCTCTCAGCGGATCTCC
Protein-coding sequences here:
- a CDS encoding glycosyltransferase family 4 protein; protein product: MPPATGAPRCAQGAQAAAETEGTVTDPASPRTRVLGFGTYDARTHPRVAVLLDGLRDNGLTVRELDRPLGLGTAQRVAILRQPWRLPVLAGRLAARWSALALGSRRFRGARAPDVLLVGYMGHFDVLLARVLYPRTTIVLDHLVFASGTARDRGEGGTRVWLLEGLDTLATKTADVVVVDTHEHAARLEPGARARAVVVPVGAPQQWYDSGQRARQRRLAHEQAPGTTSTTTRATGSTTADGSLPAAVPARPLSVVFYGMFTPLQGTPTIARALRILADRADNIRATLIGTGQDRCECERVLRGVETVEWHDWVEPARLPDLVARHDVCLGIMGTTSKALDVVPNKVYQGMAAGCAVVTSDTPPQRRALGQAAVLVPPGSAEALAQALERLASSPQTLEQARRRATAAAQAFTPVRAVHPLEHVLTVPGGTRRREVS
- a CDS encoding lysylphosphatidylglycerol synthase domain-containing protein, which gives rise to MRAALRLLRSPWVRTVFLLTALALAVYAVTSQWTQVRAAMSGMSLWLLGGALAAGLAYVVLTWLAWRCLLSDMGTSLPRGPAFRVFFVSQLGKYLPGGVWNILAAAELGADHQVPRRRSVSVMAVSVAMSTVTGLALAVGTMHFAPQQVAATYSWTLATLPTLLILLAPPLLNRLLGAALRLAGRPPLEGAVSWTGVLACAAWTLLAWVAAGLQVFLLAVGTGMQASASTLVLCTGGYALAWSVGFLVVLVPAGAGVREAVLALVLAGSLSSGGVVVVVLLSRVVLTVADVALGGLGLLAARTRRDHHRDHRGHGAGPP
- a CDS encoding glycosyltransferase family 2 protein; this translates as MKLFVQIPCLNEENTLGMVLDTIPRQINGVDQVEVLVIDDGSTDATVEVARAHGVHHLVRHTRNMGLARSFRDGVDYALAHGADVVVNTDGDNQYKQEYIGDLVAPVVSGQADIAIADRQTAQIAHFSWFKKRMQRVGSQVVNYAAGTTLPDAASGFRAYSKSALIRLNVVTQFSYCMETIIQAGNKRLRIASVPITTNPKTRESRLFTNIFQHMAKSGSAIARSYLMFKPHAVLGWLAAVLGVLGLVPFIRFLVLWLMGQAGGHVQSLIFGVAMLVASLLSVALLVIADLQRTNRILVEEALERLKNLEYGRPDTAVPGRAATEATAAATTATTAPARAEDTSTSAGSSGTGSPASTGGAAPATSTAQLPVGR
- a CDS encoding ABC transporter ATP-binding protein; this translates as MSAMSETVGSAAVSVEAVSKRFRVYRERNNTLKSALMRRGSSSYQDFQALEDVSLEIPQGSTFALVGDNGSGKSTLLKCIARILVPDSGTIRRRGRMAAMLEVGSGFHPELSGRENIYLNGSILGMSRSEIDAKLDQIVDFSGVEAFIDQPVKNYSSGMYVRLGFSVAIHTEPEILLVDEILAVGDTSFQEKCAQKFADLRDEGRTVVVVSHSLPQLRSMADQAAYLDHGRLKAVGPARVVLEQYADAERTNIRTDDNGRVRWGTGEVVVERVEVIGPRGPVGAEGLASGDQVVLRLHYHATRRVERPSLGLTMDSAQGSYLWASFSRDQGFSPDYLEGRGSVDLVIPHLPLQEGLYAVHGGVLGAGPEEVFDFVREIAWLQVGTSDPRDSGGPVSMAGRWRMSGQTRTAAEAVSALGAGTGGRNEL
- a CDS encoding YfhO family protein gives rise to the protein MMVAHRAGYAEPGTSEPQEILSMRPAPPAPLARLVHRTRPPLSRLRSGGGRLGADAVDTVLAALGWLGVLVFLVLVIVPGLLPSRVFLATDLLSVMDPWAVADGNEVTNPLIWDTIDSATPMAVLIVESVRSGDIPLWDPYTNGGTTLAALPNSGLLSPLSLPWWVLPPTAATAGVKIMEVAAVALGMNGLLRRRWSLPRLTVPLATLIYTTSGFMVAWTSWPQTRVAAMIPLLFWATDRLAVERRWCDVLPGGLIIASMLLGGFPAIVVYSLLTAVGYLLVRALAQGLRPTQVAACLLRSAAGVLLGAGLAAVQLLPFVWQSLHYVNFESRTAENTQPLPLQSLASALVPSLLGDPAAETGRWVAHPVEGFSYVGAAALVLVSLALLVTSRRRPPRGVLPFLVTALVVLLVAVYLGGPLLRLLQEVPGVGSSPIGRMRSVLGFLVAVLAACGLAAVYEAEGLRAQLRRLRGTDRSARSWVVAGGVLVLAVGLVGVMVALAVRYRDPQDAQASWRLIGTALVLLAVCTAAAALAWVLPRRWTAVLAVVVALVLTTLTSVDTARRWWPLSDSDTFYARTPTHELLEDRLDGNRYVSVYTAMMPGTSTLYRQRALSGHAFVSPQWRETMSQVEDGFFQTSTYSMLPVGSLLDGVDSGVLDRYAARYVVAPMSEYLPGEREEGTAVTEVTTLRADGTVLASGSFAGAVRGIVVTASSYESLETDDGLLTVRIVSDDDGSVLATSTSDIDGAPGLDGYVAVAGEDIPADQSWHAEVALAETGGSLDLGTRADGALALDPYRPLDDGLRLVHAGDAVVLERLSALDRVRWASTQTVVEDEQERLAVLEEGELAEDTVVLEDASDAQATTEGTSATVTEKDLGTDTVELTVESDGPGWVVIADPLRDGGWEATLDGRQVELVGAENAAVAVYVPQAGSHTIRLDYTAPWLVAGLLVTGFSWVVVLAACLPSLLRRARAVTSVVPVVVPARARRKQAEASQGHVRHGQHHA
- a CDS encoding ABC transporter permease, whose amino-acid sequence is MPIISDLRESRELLYNLTMREVKGKYKRTALGQLWSLANPLALMVVYSLVFSIVIRVQPAPGDPSGLDYFALWLMCGLLPWSFFSNVVNGGMGALVGNENLIKKVYFPRSALLVSNSLAWLYSWSIEMVVLVVAVILLGGAPYLYVLPVMVLMVLLTLFSTGVAMMLSIANVHFRDTQYLMGIVFQIWFYANPIIYPATMVQEVSGGAGSFLGMTVFDLYRLNPFYHFILAFRNLLYDNRLPALSTSLVVLVLSLGVFLVGWRVFDRHQSRLAEVL